The genomic interval TAATCCTCCAAGCCATCGGCCGCCATCGCCGGATCGCGTAGCCCCAAACGCTTGGACAGGATTTCAAGGATCGAGCTTTTGTTCTGCGGATTGAGCACGTAGGCGTGCCCTTCAACGAGGCTCTTAACCACATTGCGAGCGGTGGCACCATGCGCGTTTAGGTAGTCGGCCTTCCCCACCAGGGCCGTACCGGTAAGCGCGATTTTATCCGGCTCGCCGGGCAGATAGTAGCCAGCGCGCCTAAGCTTACGGCTAAAGACGCCGGCTAACGCGGCGCCTTGAATTGTCCCGCCTTCGAGGGCCTGGCTGATCACCCGCTGATCGCCGAACGATGAAATAGATATCTTGTCGCGATCGATATTCAGGCCGATCTGTTCAAGAATTAACAGCGCCGACATCCAGCCGGTGCCGCCGATGCTGGTGACGCCAATGCGTTTTCCTTTGAGGTCGGCTGGCGTCTTAATCTCCGGGCGCGCTACCAATTCACTCTGCACCCGATTGGCAAAGGAGGCGAGCATGCGCATGTCCAAGCCACCCACGACGGCGCCGAGCGTTGCCGTGCCGCCGGTGTAGCCGAAATGGACATCGCCGGTGTTCAAAGAAGCGATCAACGTCGGTGAGCCGGGAATAAAAATCAATTGCGCATCGATGCCATTTTTAGCAAAGAAGCCGCGATCCTGCGCCGCCCAAAGGGTCAGAACCACCGAGCTCATCGACGCGTGGCCGATGACGACTTTGCTGCGTGTCTGGGCGTGGATCGGGTTAAACGGAAGAAGCAGCAGAACAACAAGAAACGGGTTCACTAAGAATTTTTGGCTGGGCAATGCGCGCGCTCCTGCTATCGGCAACTACGTGTCCGATAACAAAGCGCTCCGCTGCTGTCAAACCAAGGTTTTTGAATAGATACAGCGGCGGGCCAGGACCAGGGTGAGATATTGGAAAGTCTTGTGACTACAGATGCGCGTTGCGTTCGATGGAGCGCTGCACCTGCCGGTAGGTTTTCAAGAGATCGGTGGACGTAACGATGCCCGACACCAGGCCGCATGCGTCTACCACCGGGAGGCAGTTGATCCGCTTCGCCACCATCAGGTCGGCGGCCACCGACAAAGAAACATCCTCGGTCACAGTGCTGGGTTTGGCGGTCATGAATTCGCTCACGGGGTGAGAGTGCCAGCCGCTTTTGACCGCGTGGGCGCGCAGAATATCGCGGTCTGAGATCACGCCTGCGAGTTTGCCGCCGGCTTCAACGACTAGGAAATGACGAAACGCATATTGATTTAACAGGCTGGCCGCGTCCGCCATGGATTGGTTCGGACTCAGGGTAATCAGGGTGCGCGTCATGATGTCGCTCACGGACATCGGCGCGCCGATCAGTTCGCGTTCATGGGGCGCCTCAGCCTCGCGTATCGCTGCGTTGTCGATTCGAATCACGGCAATCCTTTCTCGTTTACACCGCTTTTTGGAAGAAACGTTCCTCGATGGTTTGGCTTTTCCGGGCGCCTGCGCTTCCTACTTGTCGAAATTATCGGCGTGTGGGACATGGCGCTGAAGTCGACTAAGGAGCGATTTTCCCAACAATGCGACGAAGACCCTATTGCCGGGCGCATCCAGATGGGTTCGACAAGTGGGGCGCAATCGCCTATCGAGGAGCCGTTGGTCGAACTCTTTAAATCAAAGAACGCGAGGAGAATCCAAAAATGCCGCTCGTCTGGACTTTTTTATAATAGTAGCTCATGGTTTTTTCGCGCAGGAAAATGCCGGCGCCCAAACCTACCCTAAGCAGAAAAGTTGATCGCACAAATCCGCGAAGAACACCGCACCGTAGAAAAAATCGCCAAACGGGCGGGGCTTGTCAAATAAGTTTACACTGGCAATCGTTTTCGGTTCTCATAGCTGTCTATTTCTCGTAAAATCTGGGCGGCGGAATTATTCGGCTAGGCCGGTAAATCCAAACGGCACGGTGCGGACGCACTTAGGATAATTGCGAAAAATTATCCTAAGAAGGAATCACCGATGGAAAACAAAAGAAACGGTATCAACCTGCGCCTGGGGCTGGCGCTTGTGGCCAGTTTGGTCGCCGCCAGCGTCACATCATCAAGCCGTGCGGAAACTATTTACGGCGTTACCACTAGCAATCAGCTGGTTAGCTTCGACAGTGCCTCCCCCGGCGCAGTCAGCTCGCCGCTGGCCGTGAGCGGCCTTGGCGCAGGCGAACAGATCCTCGGCATCGACTTTCGCCCGGCGACGCCCGGGGTTCTCGTGGGCCTCGGCAGCGGCGGCAATGTTTACAGCATCAATCTTGGCAACGGCGCGGCGACGTCGATTCTTTCCGGCCTGAGTCTCAATGGCAGCGCCTTCGGCGTCGATTTCAACCCGGTGCCAAACGCACTCCGCGTCGTCAGCAACAACGAGCAAAACCTGCGCATTACCGCCGGCGGCACTGGCGTGATCAACAACGATGCGGCTCTGAACCCCGGCAATCCCAACATCGTCGGCGCGGCCTATAGCAACAACGTCCCCGGCGGCGTCAACGGTCAGACTACGCTCTACGTGATCGACTCCCTCACGGATCAGGTGCTCACGCAAGGCAGCGTGAACTTTCCCCCCGGAACCTCGCCCAACACCGGCACGTTATTCCCGGTCGGGGCCCTTGGTTTTGACACTGGCGAAAATGTCGGCTTCGATATCTCCGGCATCACCGGCGTCGCTTTTGCGTCGCTCACCGCGCCGACCGGCATTGCATCTCAGCTATTTACCATCAATCTTGGCACCGGAGCCGCCACCTTGGTGGGAGGGATCGGCGGTGGCACGGCGCTGCGAGGTATTGCGGTAGTCAACGTGCCGGAGCCATCCAAGCTCGGACTGCTCGCTGTTGGGATTTTGGCGTTAGCCGGCATTCCGCTTTTGCGTCGTCGCGAGAGCTTGGCGCAAAATAGTTTGTAACGACCCTTAGGCTAGCGACTTGACGCAGTCGCCATGCATTTCGCGCCACGATCGGCGCATGGCGGCCGCGTCAAGCTCGGTAAAACATTCGAGCGACAAATTTTCCGAGCGAGCTGCGTCGAGCCGAGCGAGGCCGTGCTCAAACAGCGGTCGAGCCTCCTCGTGCCGCCCCGTCTTGTGATAAGTCGCCGCGAGTGTGAGGTTGGTGAAATAGCAATCGGGCCCCAAAGCCAAGGCCAATTGTTGAACAAACTCAGCTTCCTTAAAGCGCTCCTCTTTTTGTATTTCGTAGCCAAAACGGGCAAGCAAACAGGCCACCTCTTCGGTCGCTCTGGCAGGCTCAAAGTCGCGCGCAATGTTTGGCAGTTTGTCTTTTGTATATCCATAGTCCTCCGCCAGCGAGACGAACCGCATGACGGCTTCCTTCGAGGCCAAGCGTACAATCAACTCACTGAGGAAGCCGTGCGGCAGATCCTTCCAACCGCGCCGCTTCATCAATATACGAAGCAAGGCTTCGCCTTCGGAAAGGCCGTTCCGCGCAAGTGCGTCATACTGCCGCAGCATCGAAGTCACGCGCGACTTCGGCGTGGCCACACGGCGAGATAACAGCCGGTAGACAGGAATGGCGACGATCAACGCGATGACGAGAAAACTAACGAATTCCATTGCCGCTTGGGCTTCGAGCCATGGCTCCTACAGAAGCGTTGCCTATTTGCCGCCAAGCACATTGATGAACGAGCGGTCGACCATTTCATCGAGCGTGACACGCCGTTTGATGCGCCCCTGATCGAACTCTTCGTTGGCGACGGTGGCGATGCCCTTCTCGGCGATTTTCCCATCGACGGGGAACGAGTCGCGGTATTGATCGTAGCCCGCCGGCGCATGGACCGGGTCCATTTTGACAAACTTTCTCAAAGCCCGGATCGCTTCATCGCGATTGTCGCGCGTCAGCCGCGTTCCCTTCTGATAGGCTCGTAAAAATTTCGTCACCTGCTCGCGCTCTTTGTTCAACCAACCTTCGCGCGCAGCAAACGCTTCGTAGGGCCACTCGGGATACATCTCTTTAAGATCGAACAGCTTACGAAAGCCCATGGTCTTGGCCTGCTCGGTCACCGGAAACCAAAGGATCGTCGCATCGACGCCGCCGGAGCTGAGCGCCGCAAAGCGCGCCGGCGTGCTGCCAATTTGGAGGATCGTCACTTCCTTGGGATCGATGCCGAAGCGCAGCAAACTCGCGCGGGTGAGAAAATCCGACAGCGAGCCGAAACGGCTGATGGCGAAGCGTTTTCCCTTGGTCTCTTTCATCGAAGTCAGCTTGGCGTGGGAATAGAGCTCGAAGGGCATCAAATTGCAGATACCCCAAAAGTTCTTCACGTCAATTCCCTGCGCCCGCCCCAACACCGTCTCCGCCACGGCGCTCGCCATAATCTGCACGTCGCCGCCGATCATCGCCTGCAAGTTGGTATTGCCGGAATTGAACATGACCGGCACCACGTCGAGGCCCTCGTCCTTGAAGAAACCCTTCTCAATCGTGACATAGATCGGCAAAAACGCGACGTTGACCGAAGAGATCCCAACCACGATGCGCGCCGAGGCGGCGGAGGGCAATATGATAAGCGTAAAGAGCAGCAATCCAAACAACGACGCACTCTTTCTCATGGCCAGTCTCCTTCACTCAATTTAAAGTTTTGCTATTACCTTCTCGCCGAACAACTGCATCGAAGCAAGAATCTCTTCCTGCGGTAAACCGGGCGTCCAGTCGAAGCGCGGTAAAAAATAACTCACGCCGAGCCGGCTCTCATATTCTTTCAATTGCTCGATGCACTCCTCCGGCGAACCAAGGATGAAGCGCCCCTGGGCCAGTTTGTCGAAAGCCCAGCTCAGTTCGTTGGGATCGTTCATCGCCTCGTTCTGTTTCCACTTGACGTAGATCGCCCGATAGAGCTGCTCCAAGCAGGGCCGCGCTTTTTCGACGGCTTCCTTGCGGCTCTTGGCAACGAAAGTCTCACGAATGATCGGCATCTCCGGGGCGCCTTGTTTACCGGCATCCCGCCAAGTTTTGCGGCACAACTCGACCTGCCGCTGCAACTCGTCGATGGCCGAGTGCGGCCCGATCATCCAGCCGTCGCCGATCTGCGCCGCGCGAACGACAGCGGCATCGGTGTTCGCGGCAATCCAGATCGGCGGCCGCGGCTTCTGCAGCGGCTTGGGATCGACGCTGACATTTTTCAATTTGAACGCTTTGCCGTCGAAGCTGACATCGTTTTCGGTCCACAGCCGTTTGATAATCTCGACGCCTTCGACAAAGCGATTGAAGCGGTCGCTCTTGGTCAGGTTGAAAGCATTCAACTCTTCCTGGCGGTAGCCCAAGCCAAACGCCGCAAAAGAGTTGCCGTTGTTCAAAACGTCCAGGCTCGCCAGCTCGCTCGCCACGGTCACCGGATGGCGCAGGCCGAGCAGCATCACCGCCGGTCCGACAGCGCAGCGCTTCGCCTCAGCGCAAAGCCGCGCCAGCGCCGGCACCTGATTCACCCGTTGCAAGCCGGGGATGTTATAGTGATCGCCCATCGAAAAGGCGTCGAAGCCGGCGGCATCGGCGACCCGCACCTGCTCGATCAAGGTCGGCATCAGCGATGCGCTTGGTTTGTCGATGGAAACTTGGGGATTGAGTTGCACGCAAAATTTCATAAAAGATCAACCTTCGTTCTTGTTCCCTCGCCCTCTGGGAGAGGGCTAGGGTGAGGGCGCTTTCGAGAGTAAAACACTGCCAAAATGAGCCCTCATCCCGACCTTCTCCCGGAGGGAGAAGGCACGATCACGATTTATTTGTAGAGTGTCTGAATAAACCCGCTCTTCTCCAACTCCTGCATCAAGCTTCCGTCAATGTAATCCTTGGCATCGCCCGATGCCTTCGCCGGACGATCCTTGCCGAGGAGCTCGATGCCCATCTTCACGGCTTCCGTGCTCGGATAGGGAACCTTCAGCATCTGTTCAATGACCACTTCCTGGAAACTGTCTTCCAGCGCCTCGCGGTCTTTCTTCGGGTCCATGCGCAGATGTCTTGCCATTACCGCGATGGCAAACTCTTTCTCCGCTTTCAAATCCCGCACCGCTTCCAAGTACGCACGCAAAAAGCGCAGCAACGTATCGCGCCGCGTCGCAATATATTGCCGGCTTGCCACCACGCCTTCCTGGGGGAACGGAATACCGAGCTTGGCCATGTTGATGATTGAGTTAAAGCCCGCCCGCTGCGCCGCGCTGCTGAGCGGCGGAATCACCACCGTGCCGTCGATGACGCCGGCTTTAAGCGCAGCGTAACGCTCGGTCTGGCCGCCCACTTGCATGATGGTGACATCTTTGTCGGGATTGATCCCCGAGCGCTGCAGCGCCACGCGCAGCCCGGCGTCGCTGCTCGAACCGAAGCGGCTGATGGCGAGCTTGGTGCCTTTGAGATCTTCGGAGCGCTTGATGCTTGGCTTGACAATCAGCGAGTAGGGAAACCGATCCATGTGGGTCGCGACCATGACGAGATCGGCGCCGCGCACGGCACCGCTCAGATAGGCTCCGCCCATGACGGCGAAGTCGAGGCTGCCGCCAACCAAAGCCTGCACCAACTGCGTGCCGCCTTGCATGACGATGATCTCCGCCTCCAAACCATGCTTCTTCAACCGCCCGCGATCCTTGGCCGCCCACACCGGTGTAAATTCCGCGCTGAGACCGGGAATGCCGATGCGGATGTTTTGGGCGAGCGCCGAGGTCGCTGCTGGAAAATGAAATACTAGTGCTAAAGCGATGATGGGGATTGCACCACGAAGGACACGAAGATCGGATAAAGAAATTTTGCAATCTTGTTCTTCTCCTACCTTCGTGTCCTTCGTGAGTTTTGTGGTGAAATGGATATTTCTCGTTCCCACAGCGCACCTCACTCCGTCTCGCAAAGCTTCAGCGCCGTCAGCGCGTACACTTTCGTCGACGCCAGCAGATCGTCAATCTTCATCGCCCGGTTGCCGGCGCCGCTCATGGGCTCGCGCTGGCGCGGCGGGCCGTAGCAGACCGATGGAATGCCCACTTCGTTAAACACGTTCAAATCGCGCCACATGCTGGTCTCCGCCGAGGGCGGCTCCGGAGGCTCGTTGTTAAACACGTAGCGGTGCGCTTCGCTGATCGCATCGATCAGCGCCTCGGCGTTCTTGGCGATGTAGCCGCGCGAATATTGGAACAGCGACACTTCACAGTTGAGACCCAACGGCTTGAGCGCAGCTTCGATCTCCCTCCTGACCGAGTTGGGATCTTTGCCTGGTTTAATCCGTACGTCGACGAAGACGTCGCAGAACGGGCTTGGCCGGTCGACCCGCCCTGAGCCGTGTACTTCGACGATCTGCGCTTTCGGGATGATGGTGCCGCCGGCGAACTTCATCGTCTCGCGCTTTTCGTATTCGATGGCCCAAGCTTCAATGGCATTGATCACCGGCACCGCTTTGATGAACGCGTTGGGATTTTCCTGGACGGAATTGCCGCGGATGTAGCGCGGGGTGTAAACCTCCCTGCCCCAAACCCGGACGCGGTACCAGCCCGCGCCACACTCGGCTTGCACGACGCCGAACCCCGAGGTCTCGCCGACTAGCGCATAGTCGGCCACCACGCCGCGATCCACCACCCACTTGGTGCCAAAGCCTTCGCCGGGAAAGTTAATGCCCTGATGCTGACCTACCGATGGCGCGCCGGTCTCGAACGCTACGGCCGTCAATGTGAGATCGCCTTTGAGTTTGACGCCGCTCCGCTTGATCGCGCGCATGGCGATCATAAAAGCGCAGAGCTGCGCCTTGTCGTTGATCATGCCCTTGCCGAACAGCATATCGCCGTCGACCCAGGCGGTTTCCATTTTTAGTTCGTCGTCCGTCGCATCGGGCCCAGGCTCAGGACCCGTGTCCATGTGCGCGTTCCAGATCAGGCTCTTGCCTTCCCCCGAGCCGCGCAGCGTCGCCACGGCGTTGACGCTGTCGCTGGTGATGAACTGCAGCTCGCCCTTGATGCCCGCGGCGCTGAGCCATTGCAGCACCGCCTCGCCAAGTTTTCGCTCACGGGCATGAAAGCTCGGCGTGTTGCCGAGCTGCAGACAGAGATCGACGAGATCTTTCTTTTGCTCGTCGATCGCCTTGATAATCTTTTCGTAATTCGCATTCGCCATCGCCTTAACCTCACTTGTATTCGCGCAGCGCGCGCCAGACTCGCTCGGGCGTCAGCGGCAGCTCGCGCATTCTGACTCCAGTGGCCCGCGCGATGGCGTTGCCGATCGCCGGCGCGATGGAGACAATACCCGATTCGCCCATCCCCTTGGCCCCGTAGGGACCGGGCCCGTCCCGATTTTCCACCAGCTTCGATTCGAAAACTTGGGGCAGGTCGGTAAAACATGGCACGCGGTAGTCGACCAAACCTGGATTCAGCAGTTGTGCCCCTTCGTACACCATCGATTCGAATAGCGTGTGGCCCAGTCCCTGAACCGCAGCGCCTTCGTCCTGCCCATGGCAATGTTCGGGATGGATCGCCTTGCCGACATCGGCGACGCTAACATATTTGTGCAGAACAATCGCTCCAGTTACGCCGTCCACAGTAAGATCAACGCCGCCCATGCCGGTCTCCCAAAATACCGGCAACTGGGTGTCCATGCCGCCGCCGGGACGAATGTAGCCGCGGCCGACCAGTTCGCCCCCCGGCATGCCGAAGTAAGCGCTGACAATCTTGGCATAGGACAATCGCTCGTCTCCAGCGCTAGCTTCGCCGTCTTTCAACAGGATTGCCTGTGGGCTGGCTTTGAGAACTTCGGCCGCTGCCCCTAACAACCGCTCGCGCAAATCTTCCGCCGCGGCTTTGACGGCGTTGCCCATGACGGTGGTCGACCGGCTTGCTCCGGTGGAGCGATCAAACGGCGTGTAGTCGGTGTCGGTGCCGCCCACGGTCACTCGCTCGACGGCTATACGCAGCTCTTCCGCGGCGATCTGACACAGAATCGTCCGCGTGCCCTGGCCCACCTCGGTGCTGCCCGCCATGACGATCACACTGCCATCGGCGAGGAGCCGCAGCAGCGCCACCGAGACCGGCATCGCCTCGGAATCGGTGACACCCACGGCCAAACCCAACGCGCGACCCGTCGGAAGATTTTTCCCCTCGCTCCAACCAATCCCCGCCGCGGCCTTGTTGATGCCGACGCGAAAATCGGCGTCGATCGCTTTGGCGCCGTCGCGCAAGCGTTGTCCCGGCCGCAGCAGATTTTTCAGCCGCAGATCGAGCGCATCGATACCAAGTTTTTCGGCCATGGAGTCCATATGCGATTCCAGCGGCCAGATCGACTGGGGACCGCCGATGGAGCGCATCGAGCCGGCGGGAACGGTATTGGTGTAAACAGCCAGTACATCGATCTGACAGTGCTCGATGTCGTAGGGCCCGTGCACTCGGTTGGCGACGCGCTTGGCGACGCGCGGTCCGTTGTCCGCGTAGGCGCCGGTGTCCATGATTACTTCGGCCTCGCGGGCGACGATGCGGCCATCGCGCTTCACGCCCGACTTGATGCGGCAGCGCACAGAATGACGCCGGATCGTCAGCATCGATTCGGCCACGCTCTGCGCCACGCGCACCGGTCGGCCGGCGGTTTTTCGCGCCATGGCCACCACCATCGGTTCGATCTTGAAATAGGACTTACCGCCATAGGCGCCGCCGACAAAGGGGACAATGACCTCGACGTTTTTCTGCGCATAGCCAAACATGTGGGCAATCTCAGAGCGAATCAAAAACGGGTGCGCCGACGACGTCCACAGCGTGATGTTATCGCGGATTACCTTGGCAATGGTCGTGTGCGGCTCCATGGTGTAGTGATAGATCATCGGAAATTCATAGTGCTCTTCGATGATCTCGTCGGCGGCGGCGAATCCCTGGGCCGTGTCCCCCTTGGTGAAGCGCTCGTGATGGCAGATGTTGGACTTTTCCGTATCCCCGACGCCGGCCATCTCGTGAAACTCGCCGACGCCGGCGACGTTCTCATGCAGCAGCGGCGCGCCTTCGGCCAAAGCATCGGCGACGGTTGCGAGCACAGGCAACTCCTGGTAGCGCACTTCGATCAAGCCCAATGCTTCATTGGCCGTTGCCGCCGTTTCCGCAGCTACGAGCGCGACCGGTTCGCCGATGTAGCGCACCCGATCGACGGCGATCAGCGGGCGGTCGCGCAAACAGTGGCCGTAAAAAGGATCGATACCCGTGAGATCTTCGCGCGTAAGCACCGCGACCACACCGGGAAAAGCTTCGGCTTTGCTGGCATCGATGGCAGCGATCAAAGCGTGGGGCACTGGGCTGCGCAGCACTTTCGCATGAAGCAATCCGTCAAGCGCCAGGTCACCCGTGAACTTGGCCTGACCGGTAACTTTTTCGACGCCATCGATGCGTCTTGGGCTGGTGCCGACGACGCGAAATGAAGTTGGCTGCGTGCTCACGGTGACTATTTCTTGATGCCGATAATGTCGCGCAGCTTGTTCGCCAGGCTCGCTTCGAGCTTGGTCAGCCCGGCCACCACGCGCTCGATTTCCGCTGCGTCGACGGGCTCCACTCCCAATTTGGCTTGACGCATTTCGGCAAGGAATTGTGGGTCCTTCATGGTTTCTTGAAAGGCGCGCTGCATGCTTCGCACCAAGTTTTTGGGCGTCGCCGGCGGCAGGGCAAACGGGCGCAAAATAGTCGCCTGGTCGTGGATGCCGACTTGAATCAGTTGTTTGCCTTCGTCGGTCTTGGCCTGCTCGATGGCCAACGGCACCTTGGGCAAATCGGCTTCGGCTTTGGCCACGGCCTGAATCACCACCCGCGCATCGCCGCCATCGAGCGCCTTCGCCCATTGCGCTTTCATCACTTCCCAGCCCCAGCATAAGCCGCCCAATTCACCGCCATCCACGGCCAGGCGAATATCCGCCGTGCCTTTGTAGCCGGAGACAATTTGCATGGGCAGACCCAAGGCAGCCTGGAGCACCCGCGGCACATCGTAGGTCTCGGAACCTGGACCGGTGGCGCCCAGCTTCACCGGCGATTTGGCGCTCATCCAGCTGCGCAGATCGGTTACCCCTGTGGCCTTGGTCACCGCGCACACCGCGTCCAACTTCGATGGCGCTCCCAGCCACTCAAATCTTAGCGAATCGAACTGCGCTGCCGGATTGCCGAGCAGCTGCCCCGTGACGACGCCGCCGATGAAGTGGCCGATGGTCAAGCCATCCGGCTTCGCTTGATTGTACGTATGATTAGCCGCGATCAAACTCCCAGCGCCGGGCATGTTGTCGACGACAACCGTCGGCTTGCCGGCAAGATACTTGCCGTAGTGGCGCGCGATGGCGCGGGCGTAAGCATCGAATCCGCCGCCGGGAGAAAAGCCAACGACCATGCGGATCGTCTTGCCCTCGAAATTGGCTTCTTGGGCAGCAGCAGGGGTGACCCAAACCATTGCCATTAGCACCACTGACAGCAGCGAGGCAGCCCGCGATCTTGTCATCTATCCTCCGATCGGAAGCAAGATTTACTTGTAAAGAATGTCCTTGAAGCGATGCACCAGGCTCGGGCGCAGATGGAAAAGCCCATGGACAATTTTTTCAACCTCTTCGCCGCCGACGGGTTCGATATCGAGCCTCCCTTTCTCCGCGTCGGCCTTAAACATTGGGTCGTTGAGCGTGTCAAGAAACGCCTTGCGCAAGAGCGCCACACGCTCCTTTGGCGTCTTGGGCGGCAGAACGAAGGGGCGAAGCATGGCGCTCTGATCGTGGATTCCCACTTGGATCAGCTCACGCGCTTCAGCTGTCTTCGCCTGGTCGATCGCCAGGGGAACCTTCGGCAGATCCGCATGGGCCTTCAGCCAATTCTGCAACACGACAACGACTTCGCCCGATTCCAGCTGCTTGCCCCAGGGGCGCTTGGTACCATCCCAACCCCAACAGCCCCCTGCCAACTCGCCGCTCTCTGCCGCCACGCGAATCTCCGCCACGCCTTTGTAGCCGCTGACCAACTGCACGGGCAGGCCGAGCGCTTCTTTGAGCACCCGCGTCACATTGTCGGGCGTCGTCGATCCAGGGCCGAGACCGCCCATCTTCACCGCTGTTTTTGACGCCCTCCACCTATCCATGCTCGTGATACCGCTCGCTTTGGTAAACACGCAGACGGAGTGATCGATCACCGGGGCGCCGACGTATTCGAATTGACGCGCATCGAACTCGATGCCCGGCTGATCGAGAACCTGACCCAACAAAAGACCGCCGACAAAGTGCCCCATCGACAGTCCATCCGGTTTAGCAACATTGTAAAGATGGTTGGCCGAGATCAAGCCGCCGGCGCCGGTGCGGTTTTCAACTATGAAGGACGGATTTCCCGGAACATGTCTGCTCATATGGCGGGCGATGGTCCGGGCGTAGGCATCAAAGCCGCC from Deltaproteobacteria bacterium carries:
- a CDS encoding ABC transporter substrate-binding protein gives rise to the protein MPSQKFLVNPFLVVLLLLPFNPIHAQTRSKVVIGHASMSSVVLTLWAAQDRGFFAKNGIDAQLIFIPGSPTLIASLNTGDVHFGYTGGTATLGAVVGGLDMRMLASFANRVQSELVARPEIKTPADLKGKRIGVTSIGGTGWMSALLILEQIGLNIDRDKISISSFGDQRVISQALEGGTIQGAALAGVFSRKLRRAGYYLPGEPDKIALTGTALVGKADYLNAHGATARNVVKSLVEGHAYVLNPQNKSSILEILSKRLGLRDPAMAADGLEDYVTGVERKPFVGVDGLKNIQRFMKERNPKVSQINLEKIIDETYLRELEKSGYLDQILGAKAPAK
- a CDS encoding CBS domain-containing protein; the encoded protein is MIRIDNAAIREAEAPHERELIGAPMSVSDIMTRTLITLSPNQSMADAASLLNQYAFRHFLVVEAGGKLAGVISDRDILRAHAVKSGWHSHPVSEFMTAKPSTVTEDVSLSVAADLMVAKRINCLPVVDACGLVSGIVTSTDLLKTYRQVQRSIERNAHL
- a CDS encoding DUF4394 domain-containing protein; the protein is MENKRNGINLRLGLALVASLVAASVTSSSRAETIYGVTTSNQLVSFDSASPGAVSSPLAVSGLGAGEQILGIDFRPATPGVLVGLGSGGNVYSINLGNGAATSILSGLSLNGSAFGVDFNPVPNALRVVSNNEQNLRITAGGTGVINNDAALNPGNPNIVGAAYSNNVPGGVNGQTTLYVIDSLTDQVLTQGSVNFPPGTSPNTGTLFPVGALGFDTGENVGFDISGITGVAFASLTAPTGIASQLFTINLGTGAATLVGGIGGGTALRGIAVVNVPEPSKLGLLAVGILALAGIPLLRRRESLAQNSL
- a CDS encoding ABC transporter substrate-binding protein; translation: MRKSASLFGLLLFTLIILPSAASARIVVGISSVNVAFLPIYVTIEKGFFKDEGLDVVPVMFNSGNTNLQAMIGGDVQIMASAVAETVLGRAQGIDVKNFWGICNLMPFELYSHAKLTSMKETKGKRFAISRFGSLSDFLTRASLLRFGIDPKEVTILQIGSTPARFAALSSGGVDATILWFPVTEQAKTMGFRKLFDLKEMYPEWPYEAFAAREGWLNKEREQVTKFLRAYQKGTRLTRDNRDEAIRALRKFVKMDPVHAPAGYDQYRDSFPVDGKIAEKGIATVANEEFDQGRIKRRVTLDEMVDRSFINVLGGK
- a CDS encoding LLM class flavin-dependent oxidoreductase, whose product is MKFCVQLNPQVSIDKPSASLMPTLIEQVRVADAAGFDAFSMGDHYNIPGLQRVNQVPALARLCAEAKRCAVGPAVMLLGLRHPVTVASELASLDVLNNGNSFAAFGLGYRQEELNAFNLTKSDRFNRFVEGVEIIKRLWTENDVSFDGKAFKLKNVSVDPKPLQKPRPPIWIAANTDAAVVRAAQIGDGWMIGPHSAIDELQRQVELCRKTWRDAGKQGAPEMPIIRETFVAKSRKEAVEKARPCLEQLYRAIYVKWKQNEAMNDPNELSWAFDKLAQGRFILGSPEECIEQLKEYESRLGVSYFLPRFDWTPGLPQEEILASMQLFGEKVIAKL
- a CDS encoding ABC transporter substrate-binding protein, with amino-acid sequence MRDGVRCAVGTRNIHFTTKLTKDTKVGEEQDCKISLSDLRVLRGAIPIIALALVFHFPAATSALAQNIRIGIPGLSAEFTPVWAAKDRGRLKKHGLEAEIIVMQGGTQLVQALVGGSLDFAVMGGAYLSGAVRGADLVMVATHMDRFPYSLIVKPSIKRSEDLKGTKLAISRFGSSSDAGLRVALQRSGINPDKDVTIMQVGGQTERYAALKAGVIDGTVVIPPLSSAAQRAGFNSIINMAKLGIPFPQEGVVASRQYIATRRDTLLRFLRAYLEAVRDLKAEKEFAIAVMARHLRMDPKKDREALEDSFQEVVIEQMLKVPYPSTEAVKMGIELLGKDRPAKASGDAKDYIDGSLMQELEKSGFIQTLYK
- a CDS encoding M20/M25/M40 family metallo-hydrolase is translated as MANANYEKIIKAIDEQKKDLVDLCLQLGNTPSFHARERKLGEAVLQWLSAAGIKGELQFITSDSVNAVATLRGSGEGKSLIWNAHMDTGPEPGPDATDDELKMETAWVDGDMLFGKGMINDKAQLCAFMIAMRAIKRSGVKLKGDLTLTAVAFETGAPSVGQHQGINFPGEGFGTKWVVDRGVVADYALVGETSGFGVVQAECGAGWYRVRVWGREVYTPRYIRGNSVQENPNAFIKAVPVINAIEAWAIEYEKRETMKFAGGTIIPKAQIVEVHGSGRVDRPSPFCDVFVDVRIKPGKDPNSVRREIEAALKPLGLNCEVSLFQYSRGYIAKNAEALIDAISEAHRYVFNNEPPEPPSAETSMWRDLNVFNEVGIPSVCYGPPRQREPMSGAGNRAMKIDDLLASTKVYALTALKLCETE
- a CDS encoding xanthine dehydrogenase family protein molybdopterin-binding subunit; the protein is MGEGARWRRCAGGDSGRGQSRSRFAQGAVGHRAGQDRRRQTTDSSRHPRPGDYFAPVCPAAGDAQKLGAKHAARLSRNHEGPTIPCRNASSQIGSGARRRSGNRARGGRADQARSEPGEQAARHYRHQEIVTVSTQPTSFRVVGTSPRRIDGVEKVTGQAKFTGDLALDGLLHAKVLRSPVPHALIAAIDASKAEAFPGVVAVLTREDLTGIDPFYGHCLRDRPLIAVDRVRYIGEPVALVAAETAATANEALGLIEVRYQELPVLATVADALAEGAPLLHENVAGVGEFHEMAGVGDTEKSNICHHERFTKGDTAQGFAAADEIIEEHYEFPMIYHYTMEPHTTIAKVIRDNITLWTSSAHPFLIRSEIAHMFGYAQKNVEVIVPFVGGAYGGKSYFKIEPMVVAMARKTAGRPVRVAQSVAESMLTIRRHSVRCRIKSGVKRDGRIVAREAEVIMDTGAYADNGPRVAKRVANRVHGPYDIEHCQIDVLAVYTNTVPAGSMRSIGGPQSIWPLESHMDSMAEKLGIDALDLRLKNLLRPGQRLRDGAKAIDADFRVGINKAAAGIGWSEGKNLPTGRALGLAVGVTDSEAMPVSVALLRLLADGSVIVMAGSTEVGQGTRTILCQIAAEELRIAVERVTVGGTDTDYTPFDRSTGASRSTTVMGNAVKAAAEDLRERLLGAAAEVLKASPQAILLKDGEASAGDERLSYAKIVSAYFGMPGGELVGRGYIRPGGGMDTQLPVFWETGMGGVDLTVDGVTGAIVLHKYVSVADVGKAIHPEHCHGQDEGAAVQGLGHTLFESMVYEGAQLLNPGLVDYRVPCFTDLPQVFESKLVENRDGPGPYGAKGMGESGIVSIAPAIGNAIARATGVRMRELPLTPERVWRALREYK